A portion of the Bacteroidales bacterium genome contains these proteins:
- a CDS encoding ATP-binding protein has protein sequence MKETTLEALPNPVIIYDASWNVRWMNRSALEFTGYSSLDDLLGVHITRLFLESSQPEISEIQQVTNETKSFDLKRELHHLHRKGHGVKILARFGKFIFPSPNGQEMHIESGIPSDEILDWHNEQYDRLQNYKVLAENVPGSDMMLVDNEHRILCNVGSEILKHGWASPVTSETTLQEYFPAEIMRALEPLLQIAFESTPVSRELSVGNKQYYVRLTPLMDNFGRMTCVIIFQNITETKLVEKKLKLSKKEADEANNAKSNFIAKMSHEIRTPLNAVIGFTEQLRKTRLSKKQSEYVSVIHNSSQHLLTIIDEILVLSKIESGEIHLEEIPFKISNVLKAVHGVVELRYKEKNLEYHENIDPALDSVLIGDEAKLRQILINLVNNAIKFTKRGSVTVEGCMVRSTRKILTVRFNIIDTGIGIAEEDFKTIFHPFHQVDNSIGRSYSGTGLGLTISKDLIETMGGSLTAGSRLGKGSTFSFVLKLQKHADPDYKLLDTKQAFSMLPLRHVSVLFVDDDPVNRMLGKEILKQLKIKTIFASSGKTALRHFKPGKFHVVLLDINMPGLNGIEVAKAMRTEEAGAPEQRKSRIIAMTANVLRRHTEQYLAAGMDDVILKPFKEEYIYEKIVLHTSDVPIIETEIKTTISKTSKKTDSSSTPFDLTELIHITKGDKEFLLLMLDTFIKNTSELLESIRQNLVEDDYQQIAEAAHRLLPSAQQLGLTKVTPLLLKIENRYLRQEKYRRDAALVKRSIREIKLGLKQIIEAEAKIRDNNF, from the coding sequence ATGAAAGAGACGACACTGGAAGCCTTGCCCAACCCCGTAATAATTTATGATGCGAGCTGGAACGTTCGATGGATGAACAGATCGGCACTGGAGTTTACGGGCTATTCCTCTCTTGACGATCTTTTGGGTGTTCATATCACACGTCTTTTTCTGGAAAGTAGTCAGCCGGAGATCAGCGAGATACAGCAAGTTACCAACGAAACCAAGAGCTTCGATCTGAAGCGTGAGTTGCACCATTTGCACCGCAAAGGTCATGGGGTGAAAATTCTCGCCCGTTTTGGCAAATTTATTTTCCCAAGTCCCAACGGGCAGGAGATGCACATAGAATCAGGGATTCCTTCCGACGAAATATTGGACTGGCACAACGAGCAATACGACCGCTTGCAGAATTACAAAGTCCTGGCTGAAAATGTGCCTGGCAGTGACATGATGCTCGTCGACAATGAGCATAGAATATTATGCAACGTGGGCAGTGAAATCCTGAAACATGGCTGGGCAAGCCCCGTCACCTCCGAAACAACTTTACAGGAATATTTCCCCGCGGAAATCATGCGCGCCCTGGAACCTTTGCTGCAGATAGCTTTTGAATCCACTCCGGTGAGCCGCGAACTTTCGGTAGGTAATAAACAATATTACGTGCGCCTCACCCCGCTGATGGATAACTTTGGCAGAATGACGTGTGTGATTATTTTTCAAAACATCACCGAAACCAAGCTGGTGGAGAAAAAATTGAAACTCTCCAAAAAAGAAGCTGACGAGGCCAACAACGCCAAGAGCAACTTCATCGCAAAGATGTCGCACGAAATACGCACGCCGCTCAATGCGGTAATTGGCTTTACGGAACAACTACGCAAAACGCGCCTCAGCAAAAAACAGTCGGAGTATGTTAGTGTAATCCATAACTCCTCGCAGCATCTGCTCACCATCATCGACGAAATATTGGTGCTGAGTAAAATTGAATCGGGGGAGATACATCTTGAAGAAATTCCTTTTAAAATTAGCAATGTTTTAAAGGCCGTGCATGGTGTGGTGGAGTTGCGTTACAAAGAGAAAAACCTGGAGTATCATGAAAACATCGATCCTGCCCTCGACTCAGTGCTTATTGGCGACGAAGCAAAGTTGCGGCAGATATTGATTAATCTGGTAAACAACGCCATCAAATTTACCAAACGCGGATCGGTAACGGTGGAAGGGTGTATGGTCAGATCGACGCGAAAAATATTGACAGTTCGTTTCAACATCATCGACACCGGAATAGGCATTGCCGAAGAAGATTTCAAAACCATTTTCCATCCCTTCCACCAGGTTGACAATTCGATAGGACGTTCGTATTCGGGCACCGGGCTGGGGCTTACCATCAGCAAGGATCTGATAGAAACCATGGGCGGCAGCCTCACCGCCGGAAGCCGGCTGGGCAAAGGATCGACCTTTTCGTTTGTTTTAAAACTTCAAAAACATGCCGACCCTGATTATAAATTATTAGATACAAAACAGGCTTTTTCGATGTTGCCGCTGCGCCACGTTTCCGTGCTTTTTGTGGACGATGACCCCGTGAACCGGATGCTCGGAAAAGAAATCCTGAAACAGCTAAAGATAAAAACCATATTCGCCTCATCCGGCAAAACAGCCTTGCGCCATTTTAAGCCTGGCAAATTTCACGTGGTGTTGCTCGACATCAACATGCCCGGCCTCAACGGCATTGAGGTGGCCAAAGCCATGCGCACTGAAGAAGCCGGTGCGCCTGAGCAGCGCAAATCGCGGATCATTGCCATGACGGCCAATGTGCTGAGAAGACACACCGAACAATATCTCGCCGCCGGCATGGATGATGTAATCCTGAAACCTTTTAAAGAGGAGTACATTTACGAAAAAATCGTTTTGCACACCTCCGATGTCCCCATTATCGAAACGGAAATTAAAACAACAATTAGCAAAACATCAAAAAAAACCGATTCCTCCTCTACCCCATTCGATCTCACCGAGCTTATTCATATAACAAAAGGCGACAAAGAATTTTTGCTGCTGATGCTCGATACTTTTATTAAAAATACAAGCGAACTGCTTGAAAGTATCCGGCAAAACCTCGTGGAAGACGACTACCAGCAAATCGCTGAAGCAGCACACAGGCTGCTACCATCGGCACAACAACTGGGACTTACCAAAGTAACTCCTCTGCTTTTGAAAATAGAAAATCGCTATCTGCGACAAGAAAAGTATCGCCGCGATGCTGCATTGGTAAAACGATCTATTCGCGAAATAAAATTGGGATTGAAACAAATCATAGAAGCTGAGGCAAAAATCCGCGACAACAATTTTTAA
- a CDS encoding universal stress protein — MSITRILVTTESASMSGKVMGFAIQLATKLHVGEIILLHILTATPSQAYMATGEVYMAPGAQAARLDKEILETHRKKLQEEAQRYSTPQLRIIPKVSFGESKTSLNSYMQKYGTDLMIAEGREERGFLEYLFGNQTKRLIAQTDYPMIIVKEDSEISDVRKIAVAIDVGEEQHGGLESIRDFANGLGATMHLVHVITDDNTNADDAIEKMRGLALQYHLTNHALHVVNNNSLEHGLHSFIQKNNPDMVAVLTQGKGKLTRFFYGSATDDILKESDKPIFVSKIV; from the coding sequence ATGTCAATAACAAGAATTTTGGTCACCACAGAAAGCGCTTCCATGTCAGGAAAAGTCATGGGGTTTGCAATTCAACTAGCAACAAAACTTCATGTCGGCGAAATCATCCTTTTGCACATTTTGACGGCCACGCCATCGCAGGCCTACATGGCTACCGGCGAAGTGTACATGGCTCCGGGAGCTCAGGCCGCACGTCTCGACAAAGAAATACTCGAAACGCATCGTAAAAAACTACAGGAGGAAGCACAAAGATATTCTACTCCACAGCTGCGCATTATACCAAAGGTCAGTTTTGGCGAAAGCAAAACCAGCCTCAACAGCTACATGCAAAAATATGGAACTGACCTCATGATTGCCGAAGGTCGTGAAGAACGCGGTTTTCTTGAATACCTGTTTGGTAACCAAACCAAGCGTTTGATTGCACAAACCGATTATCCGATGATCATCGTCAAAGAAGACTCTGAAATAAGCGATGTGCGTAAAATTGCAGTAGCCATCGATGTCGGCGAGGAGCAGCACGGAGGGCTTGAGAGCATCCGCGACTTTGCCAACGGTTTAGGCGCCACAATGCATCTGGTTCATGTGATTACCGACGACAATACCAATGCCGACGATGCCATCGAAAAAATGCGCGGGCTGGCACTGCAGTATCATCTTACCAATCACGCGTTGCATGTTGTCAACAATAACAGCCTGGAGCATGGGCTGCACAGTTTTATTCAGAAAAACAACCCCGACATGGTTGCTGTGCTCACACAGGGCAAAGGAAAACTTACCCGTTTTTTCTATGGCAGCGCCACCGACGACATCCTCAAAGAATCCGACAAGCCAATATTTGTAAGTAAGATTGTTTAA